The DNA sequence CGCCCGTTAGCCCAAGCTGGCCAGGGCCTTCGCGAGATCGTCGCCGGAGACGTCCCGCGGCAGCCTCAAGCGCTGATGATTTCCTCGCGGACGAAGTGGAGGCGGATAACCTTGGGAGCCTGACCTTCCTCGAAATGGCAGCGGACTGCGTCGCGGACCCTCTCGTGCAGGCTTGCGACGCTGTCGGCCTCCGTGAAGATCGACTCCCCGAGCGCCCGGGCCGTGAAGCCGCCCTCCGGGGCCTCCTCCACCAAGAAGATCAGCTCCGACAGGTTGCCGCGTGTCATCGGCTCACTAAGATAGCATCTCCTGGAGGGCTCCCTGCCATCGAAACGGGAGCTTCCATCCGAATCCCGGCTTGCGAGGCTGCGCTTGCTAAGCCGCGCTGGGCGTAAGGCCTTGTGGAACAATAGCCCGGGGGTGGCGGACTTGCGCTGGGTGCCGGCGTTCGAGGAAGATTTGCGGTCGCTCACGAGTGCGAGATCGATGAACGAACGATCAGATCGGACTCTCATAGAGAGTCTGTAGAGAGGCCACCATGCCGAGCCCCGCCGACTTCGAGAAGCTGGGCGTCTTCTACCTGGGGCGGCCCTACGACCCGCAGGCGAAGAAGGCGCAGGACGGCCTGCTCCTCTACGACTCGAAGGACCTGGTGACCCACGCGGTCTGCGTGGGCATGACGGGGAGCGGCAAGACCGGCCTCTGCCTGGCCCTCATCGAGGAAGCCGCCATCGACGGCATCCCGGCCATCCTGATCGACCCCAAGGGCGACCTGGCCAACCTGCTGCTGACCTTCCCGGCGTTGCGGCCCGAGGACTTCCGCGCGTGGATCAACGAGGACGACGCGCGGCGCAAGAACGTCTCTCCCGACGACTATGCGGGCCAGCAGGCCGAGGCCTGGCAGAAGGGCCTCGCGTCCTGGGGCGAGGACGGCCCGCGGATCCAGCGCCTGCGCGACGCGGCCGACTTCGCGATCTACACCCCGGGGAGCAACGCGGGCATCCCGCTGTCGATCCTCAGGTCGTTCGCGGCGCCGCCCGAGGCGATTCGTAACGACGCCGAGCTGCTGCGCGAGCGCATCGGCACCACCGCCACCAGCCTCCTCGGGCTGCTCGGCATCGATGCCGATCCGATCAAGAGCCGCGAGCACATCCTGATCTCCACCATCCTGGACACCGCGTGGAAGCAGGGACAGGCGCTCGATCTCGCGGCCATGATCCAGCAGATCCAGACGCCGCCGGTGAAGCGGGTGGGCGTGCTGGACCTCGAGGCGTTCTTCCCCTCCAAGGATCGCTTCGCGCTGGCCATGTCGCTCAACAACCTGCTCGCGGCCCCCGGCTTCGAGGCCTGGATGGAAGGCGAGGCGCTCGAGGTCGACCACCTGCTGCACACCGCGACGGGCAAGCCGCGCATCGCCATCGTGTCGATCGCGCACCTGACCGATGCGGAGCGGATGTTCTTCGTCTCCCTCCTGCTCAACCAGGTCGTGGGGTGGATGCGCACGCAGTCGGGCACCACCAGCCTGCGCGCGCTGCTCTACATGGACGAGATCTTCGGCTTCTTCCCGCCGGTGGCCAATCCGCCGTCGAAGACGCCGCTGCTCACCCTGCTCAAGCAGGCGCGGGCCTTCGGCGTCGGCGTCGTGCTGGCCACCCAGAACCCCGTCGATCTCGACTACAAGGGCCTGTCCAACACCGGCACGTGGTTCATCGGACGGCTGCAGACCGAGCGCGACAAGGCGCGGGTGCTCGACGGCCTCGAGGGCGCGGCGGGCAGCGCGGGTCAGGGCTTCGACCGCCCGGGGCTCGAGCGCATCCTGTCCGGGCTCTCGAGCCGCATCTTCTTGATGAACAACGTGCACGAGGACCATCCGGTGGTGTTCGAGAGCCGCTGGGTGATGTCCTACTTGCGCGGACCGCTGACGCGCGCGCAGATCAAATCGCTGATGGACGGGCGGCGCGGCGCGGACATCGCGGAGCCGGCGGCCGAGGCGACGACCGGGAGCGCCAAGGGCGCTGCGGCGGCCGCGTCCGCGCCCGCGTCGCCACCCGCGTCGGCGCCGGTCGCTCGGCCCGGGAAGAGCAAGGCGGCGCGGGCGGCGGCACTCGCGGCCGAGAGCGCGCTGTCCACCGGAGGCGGTCAACGCCCGCTCTTGCCGCCCGACGTGCCCCAGCATTTCGTGCCGGCTCACGGCGCGGCGCCCGCCGGGTCGAGCCTGCTCTACCAGCCGATGCTCGCCGGCTTCGCGCAGGTGCGCGTGGCCGACACCAAGAGCAAGATCGACGTCACCCGCGACGTGACCGTGCTCACGCCGATCACCGGCGAGGCGGTGCCGGTCGACTGGGATCAGGCGGCCGTCGCCGGCTTCACCTCGGCCGATCTCGCGGATGGGCCCGACGAGGGTGGCGGGTTCGCCGATCTGCCCGCGCCCGCCGGCAAGAAGAAGAGCTACGACGCGTGGAGCAAGGAGTTCGCGGCCTGGCTGCTGCGAACGCAGAAGGTCGACCTGCTGCGCAGCCCGTCGCTGAAGGCCGTCTCGAATCCCGACGAATCCGAGCGCGACTTCCGGGTTCGCCTGCAGCAATCCACCCGTCAGGACCGCGATCGTGCCATCGAAGCCCTGCGCCAGAAGTACGCGCCCAAGCAGGCCGCGCTCCAGGAGCGGCGTCGCCGCGCCGAGCAGGCGGTGGCGCGCGAGAGCGAGCAGGCCACCCAGCAGGGCATCCAGACCGCGATCTCGGTGGGCGCCACCATCCTGGGCGCCTTCCTCGGCCGCAAGGCGGTCAACGTCAGCACGATCGGGCGCGCCACCACCGCGGCCCGCGGCGCCGGCCGCGTGCTGAAGGAGACGCAGGACGTCGGGCGGGCCAAGGAGTCGGTCGGAGCGGTCGATCAGGCCATCGCCGACCTCGACGCGCAGTTCAAGGCCGAGGCCGACGCGCTGACCGCGAGCACCGACCCGCTCACCGAGCGGCTGGAGAGCATCTCGCTCAAGCCCACGCGCCAGAACATCTCCGTCCGGCTGGTCACGCTGGCGTGGGCGCCCGCCTGGCGCGATCCGGCGGGCGGGATCACGCCGGCCTGGGAATGAACGGCTTCCGCCCTACTTCTTCGGCTCCTTGCCTTGCTGGCTCAAGGGCCGGCAATCCTGGCCGAGGTTCTGACGAGCCGTGCCGGCCGGGCACGGCGCCGTCGGGTTCTGAGTCGTCGGGGTGCCCTTGTCGCCCGCCGACGGGGTGCCGGGCGGCCGGTTGCCGCTTCCCGTATCGCCTTTGGGAGGCGTCGGCTCGGCCGGCGAGTTGCCCTTCGTCTGCGCAGCGAGCGGGGAAGCCAGAAACAGCGTCGTCATCGCGATCGCGATAGCGCTTCTCCAGGTCATCGGTCGTCTCCTTGTCGTCGAGTCCGACCCGAGTGGGCTGCAACCGACATGCCCTGGAAGCACCGCCGCGATTCCCACGCACGAGCGCCGCTTCGAACCAGCAGAGTAGCGGCGCGCGCCGCCACGGCCAGGTAGCGTTTACCGGCCCTCCCGATTGGGGGCGGTACGGATCTACGCGACTGGCACGCGCCTCGGCCAGGGGCCGTGCGCTATTCGCCGGTGGGCTCTTCCGACGGCCGGCGTGTTCTCAGGCGCAGCCAACCCAGGCCGCCGGCCGTCATGCCAAACAACAGCATCGTGGTCGGTTCGGGGGTCGGTGCCAAGAGAGGGGTCATCGTTCCCGTGAAGTTGCCCTGACTCACGAAAGTCAGTCCGGTTATGAACGCGGTGACGTTCTGCGGATCGAGCATGGCCGATCGCTCGATCCCGGTGACGTCGAAAGCATTCACCCCGCCGTCGGGAAAGAAGAACTGCGTCTTGGCACCTAGGACGAGCTGCATCAGATTCTGACCGGTCGAGAACGACACATTGAAGAGATTGTCACCGACTTCCGGAAGCATGACCGAGGCAAAATTCGGATCCCCGACGCCCGTCGCATATTTGTAGCCGATGGCGACAAACGGGTCGATGAATACCAGCTCATTGGGCACGACGGGCGCGGTGAAGTGATAGGTAGGCCCGAACCCCGTGCGGGGATCGGGGGCGGGACCCACGGTCGGAAGCAGCACCTGTGGAGGCGCACCGCGCTCCAAGACCGTGAATTCGAAAAACGAGGACGAGCGCGCCGCAATGGCGCCCAGCGACGTACCGACCAGTGGTCCGTGTCCTCGCGTCTGAACCAGCTGAATCATCATGGAATAGTTGTTGCCCTGCTTCAGGCTTTGACCGGAGCTCAGGAGCGTCGGGACCGTGAACTGCCTCGCGTCTCCGCTCAAAGCCTGGACGTGG is a window from the Candidatus Methylomirabilota bacterium genome containing:
- a CDS encoding 2-oxoisovalerate dehydrogenase produces the protein MTRGNLSELIFLVEEAPEGGFTARALGESIFTEADSVASLHERVRDAVRCHFEEGQAPKVIRLHFVREEIISA
- a CDS encoding ATP-binding protein, with amino-acid sequence MPSPADFEKLGVFYLGRPYDPQAKKAQDGLLLYDSKDLVTHAVCVGMTGSGKTGLCLALIEEAAIDGIPAILIDPKGDLANLLLTFPALRPEDFRAWINEDDARRKNVSPDDYAGQQAEAWQKGLASWGEDGPRIQRLRDAADFAIYTPGSNAGIPLSILRSFAAPPEAIRNDAELLRERIGTTATSLLGLLGIDADPIKSREHILISTILDTAWKQGQALDLAAMIQQIQTPPVKRVGVLDLEAFFPSKDRFALAMSLNNLLAAPGFEAWMEGEALEVDHLLHTATGKPRIAIVSIAHLTDAERMFFVSLLLNQVVGWMRTQSGTTSLRALLYMDEIFGFFPPVANPPSKTPLLTLLKQARAFGVGVVLATQNPVDLDYKGLSNTGTWFIGRLQTERDKARVLDGLEGAAGSAGQGFDRPGLERILSGLSSRIFLMNNVHEDHPVVFESRWVMSYLRGPLTRAQIKSLMDGRRGADIAEPAAEATTGSAKGAAAAASAPASPPASAPVARPGKSKAARAAALAAESALSTGGGQRPLLPPDVPQHFVPAHGAAPAGSSLLYQPMLAGFAQVRVADTKSKIDVTRDVTVLTPITGEAVPVDWDQAAVAGFTSADLADGPDEGGGFADLPAPAGKKKSYDAWSKEFAAWLLRTQKVDLLRSPSLKAVSNPDESERDFRVRLQQSTRQDRDRAIEALRQKYAPKQAALQERRRRAEQAVARESEQATQQGIQTAISVGATILGAFLGRKAVNVSTIGRATTAARGAGRVLKETQDVGRAKESVGAVDQAIADLDAQFKAEADALTASTDPLTERLESISLKPTRQNISVRLVTLAWAPAWRDPAGGITPAWE
- a CDS encoding PEP-CTERM sorting domain-containing protein (PEP-CTERM proteins occur, often in large numbers, in the proteomes of bacteria that also encode an exosortase, a predicted intramembrane cysteine proteinase. The presence of a PEP-CTERM domain at a protein's C-terminus predicts cleavage within the sorting domain, followed by covalent anchoring to some some component of the (usually Gram-negative) cell surface. Many PEP-CTERM proteins exhibit an unusual sequence composition that includes large numbers of potential glycosylation sites. Expression of one such protein has been shown restore the ability of a bacterium to form floc, a type of biofilm.) translates to MFRDRMPTVTSRFAYAARGSRLDYHRALGAVGMILASLSASPGYVSALPLNTVNPDNSHNFRDTRSLNDVGLGQGTVNQFGVDINPPGSQGTNLLTAVQGSITVGPRLCVGLAVDANFCGQTIPFNPSLGGAWTLTFANGADRLATTTPALGTPPGSPEVPFPERVTISGSGSNPTFNWIVPASFTPDAIRVAVFDKTAAPLANGMRDVVHVQALSGDARQFTVPTLLSSGQSLKQGNNYSMMIQLVQTRGHGPLVGTSLGAIAARSSSFFEFTVLERGAPPQVLLPTVGPAPDPRTGFGPTYHFTAPVVPNELVFIDPFVAIGYKYATGVGDPNFASVMLPEVGDNLFNVSFSTGQNLMQLVLGAKTQFFFPDGGVNAFDVTGIERSAMLDPQNVTAFITGLTFVSQGNFTGTMTPLLAPTPEPTTMLLFGMTAGGLGWLRLRTRRPSEEPTGE